TCGCCTACCAGCGCTTTCTCTgccgctcgccggcctccTTCCAGCGCTTTGCCGCCCCGGGGTTCCTCTGCAGCCGGCTAACAGGCGTCACGATTCGAGCACCACCGCGTGACGCCGCTCGTAGGTCCCCTGCCTGGTTGCCAGCGCTTTGGCCATCGCCGAGCCTCTCCCGCCTCCCGGCAGCTCTCGCCTCTTAGTTTGTCACGACGTCTCCTCGGTCCTGCCCtagccggcggccgccgccgaccggtAGCACCCTCCCGGCTCCCACGTCACCGCGTCGCCTGTGAGCCGCCAAGAATCCTGACGTTGTAGATTGAATTCTGGCGACGTGGATTGAATTCCGTCGAGAAATTCCGGCGGTGTGTTCGAAGTTTGGAGTGGATTGGATTGCGGCAAAAATCCAGCGAGTTGCTCGTGCTGATATGCTATGCTCGGATTGGATTTGTTCTTATTTCCCTTTCCAATTGGATAGGCCTAAATTAGCCTTACCGAATTAGTTTCCAATCAGCAGGTACCAAGATATCACAGCCGTGTGCTTAGCAGTCGAGCTCGATCTGCCTCACGTGACATCTCCTGAGAATTACCAATTGGTGTCTCCGTACTGGATAGCTACGCGGATTCAAGGCTTTCCGTATCCATAGCGATCAAGTCTCCtgattgtttttctttatCTTAGATCAAACAAATATAGACCGTATCATAACTTTCGCAAAATCTAGAtatagaatttctgctactttaattaAACATTAGATAGATGCAGTTATTGCATTGACATATATCCCAATTAACCCAAAACGGAATGCCAAAGTGCTTCTTCAGATCGGATCAATACCGGCCTGTCCTTGGTCCATCATTATTGCCAGGGGCGAAGACGACGGTGTGGGGGGTGCTTCCCTTTACGTGACATTTTCATGGCAAGGGGCTGTAGAATCTGCACACAGCACGCACGCCGGCCACCACCTGCGGCTCCCTCCCCCATCATATTGTCCGTGCGTGCGCGTTCTGCAACACCATTTGGATTGTCCTGTGCTCTCGCAGGAAACTGAGCATGGATTGCTCCGGTCGATGCTGTTGCCCAAGTGCTTAGCAAATTTAAGTGGAGCGGCACTGACATGACAGTATATCATCCACTCGACAGGCTTCACGTGATCGGCGACCTATTTGCACGCAGAGCAGGACCAGTACGAAGTTCGAAATAAAGCGCAGAGCAGCCGGGCCGTCCTTTTGCCTTAAACCAAACTGCCAAATCCATCACATGCGCGGCACAGGCAGACCATCGTCGTCTCGTCTCCACGTGATGCCATCTCATCTCTCACACACGACAGTAGCAGTAGCTACTTTTACCGTCGTTAGCTGCAGGCGCTAGCGCTAGCTTGACACTCCCTCAGTCACACTCCTGCAACTGCAAACGCAAACAAGCTCGCAccattgctagctagctgctgcatCTGAAACATCGTAGCAGAGCAGATCTCCCTGAATCAGCTGCCCCCCGATGCAGAAGCTTCAGCTCGTCAACCCATCCGCGGTGTCCCTCCCGGTGCTGGTCatcgtcctcttcctcgtcaACGCGCGCCACCACCCTTCTTTCCTTGACACCACTACCTACGGCTCCGGCTTCGTCTCGATCTCGTCAGATCCTTGGCGTCCAGCCGTGGTGGCGCCCACACGCGCCGTCGCCCGGGTGCCCGAGGAATGCGACATGTTCCGGGGCGAGTGGGTGCCCGACGATGAGGCGCCCTACTACACGAACCAGAGCTGCGCGCTGATCCAGGAACACCAGAACTGCATCAAGTACGGCCGGCCGGACCTCGGGTTCctccggtggcggtggcggccggcggaaTGCGAGCTCCCGCGGTTCGACGCGGCGGGGTTCCTAGACGTCGTCAGGGGCCGCTCGTTGGCCTTCGTCGGGGACTCGCTCGCCAGGAACCACATGCAGTCCCTCATGTGCCTCCTGTCCAAGGTAATTCTTCAGTTCAATTACCCGAAATCAGTGTCAAAATCTGAACTGATTAGTACTAGTTAGTTAGAGAGGGAattgattttgttgttgtttttttgcaGGTGGAGTACCCGAAAGACATCTCCAAGACGAAGGATCAGCAGTTCAGAACGATGCGCTACGAGTCGTACAACTTCACCGTCTCCGTCTTCTGGTCCCCGTTCCTCGTGAAGGCGAACCAGTCGTcgcacgacggcggcggcgggcggctgtGGAACCTGTACCTGGACGAGCCGGACGACGCGTGGGTGTCCGGCGTGTGGAGCTCCACGGACTACGTGGTCATCTCGGCGGCCAACTGGTTCACGCGGCCGTCCATGTTCTACGAGTCCGGCCGCCTGGTTGCCTGCCACTACTGCCTCGTCCCGGGCGTCCCGGACCTCACGCTGCGCTACTCGCTGCGTATGGCCTTCCGCACCGCGCTGCGGGCGCTCACCGGCGGCGGATTCAACGGGACGGCGATCGTGCGGACGGTGTCGCCGACGTCGCACTTCGAGGGCGGGGAGTGGGACAAGGGCGGCGACTGCACGAGGACCCGGCCGTACGTTAACGGGACGGGCTCGTCGCGCTTGGCCGGGCTGGACCTCGACTTCCACACGGCGCAGGTGGAGGAGTTCGCGGAAGCggcggagaagaggaaggggaggctGATGCTGATGGACACGACGGAGGCGATGCTGCTGCGGCCGGACGGGCACCCGAGCCGGTACGGCCACTGGGCGCACGAGAACGTGACGCTGTACAAGGACTGCGTGCACTGGTGCCTGCCCGGCCCGATCGACGTGTGGAACGAGATGCTGCTCCAGATGATACTGCGTTCATCAGTTGTTCGATGACACTATCTGTCGTTGGTCCTTTTCTGGTTTATGCGCTGTGGTTCTCAAATTGTTACGGGAATGTAGGCGTGGAAATTAAATGGCTGCACGTTTTTGGGACGAGTTACGCTAACGCCCGCCGCACGGGTGTTGAATTACGAGGGACATAACTAGGCGTACGACTCTACGAgattgcaaaagaaaaaaaagagtgtaTATTACGACTCTATGAGTTTCTGGTCCGATCTCCACTAATGCAtgcccttttttttgtattcGTGTGGCATCTCGCTGGTCTACGCAATGCAAGACAGGTTTACACATGTGTTTCAGTCACAATTCATCAAACTAGCATGGTGACCCGCGTGGGAAACATCTTTATATGTCGTAtctgttaaaaaaaacccattcggtgcaaactccataaaaaacatgtataaaattttgcaaaaattat
This is a stretch of genomic DNA from Brachypodium distachyon strain Bd21 chromosome 1, Brachypodium_distachyon_v3.0, whole genome shotgun sequence. It encodes these proteins:
- the LOC100832533 gene encoding protein trichome birefringence-like 21: MQKLQLVNPSAVSLPVLVIVLFLVNARHHPSFLDTTTYGSGFVSISSDPWRPAVVAPTRAVARVPEECDMFRGEWVPDDEAPYYTNQSCALIQEHQNCIKYGRPDLGFLRWRWRPAECELPRFDAAGFLDVVRGRSLAFVGDSLARNHMQSLMCLLSKVEYPKDISKTKDQQFRTMRYESYNFTVSVFWSPFLVKANQSSHDGGGGRLWNLYLDEPDDAWVSGVWSSTDYVVISAANWFTRPSMFYESGRLVACHYCLVPGVPDLTLRYSLRMAFRTALRALTGGGFNGTAIVRTVSPTSHFEGGEWDKGGDCTRTRPYVNGTGSSRLAGLDLDFHTAQVEEFAEAAEKRKGRLMLMDTTEAMLLRPDGHPSRYGHWAHENVTLYKDCVHWCLPGPIDVWNEMLLQMILRSSVVR